A genomic segment from Lignipirellula cremea encodes:
- a CDS encoding PEGA domain-containing protein: MASDQNRTNPQSSWRSRGLCLFLLVLFCCLQMGAVRRRITVRSTPPGALVYIDDQYIGITPVSTAFVYYGTRKIQLIKGGYETVTVKQNIRPPWYEYPVVDFFSENFTVGEIRDERELAFNLEPQQIVPAEVLRERGEQLRGQSRQGVVSPLLTNGPPTAVGQPYYPPGQPPAGTLAPGSFPPGTIITPGTPGQPLPGQALPSQPLPGQPLPSQPLPSQPLPSQPLPGQPLPNPAPQTYGPAPGPPAFTPAPQYQNPALGPQTFGPGNAPVPGFRAAPSGRGLPTAAAPGNMSPGNANPGYPVNLGRPASPPNQGASNNQAYPPPQNAPANQAYPPNQAYPPPQYGPANPSYPPNKAYPANQAYPANQAYPADSGASIPLRFPSTEMGR; the protein is encoded by the coding sequence GTGGCGAGCGATCAAAACAGAACGAATCCCCAAAGCAGCTGGCGGTCTCGCGGCCTGTGCCTGTTCCTGCTGGTGTTGTTCTGTTGCCTGCAGATGGGAGCCGTGCGGCGACGCATCACCGTTCGCAGTACGCCGCCAGGCGCGCTTGTTTATATCGATGACCAGTATATTGGCATCACTCCCGTATCGACTGCGTTTGTCTATTATGGCACGCGTAAAATCCAGTTGATCAAAGGCGGCTACGAAACAGTCACCGTCAAACAGAACATTCGACCGCCGTGGTACGAGTATCCCGTGGTCGACTTCTTCTCGGAAAATTTCACTGTAGGAGAAATCCGGGACGAGCGCGAGCTGGCCTTCAACCTGGAGCCGCAGCAGATCGTACCCGCCGAGGTTCTGCGCGAACGGGGCGAACAGCTCCGCGGCCAGTCGCGACAAGGCGTCGTCTCTCCTCTGCTGACAAACGGCCCGCCAACGGCGGTCGGCCAACCCTACTACCCGCCCGGACAACCGCCGGCCGGCACCTTGGCGCCGGGGTCATTTCCGCCAGGAACCATCATTACGCCGGGAACGCCCGGTCAGCCATTGCCCGGTCAGGCATTGCCCAGTCAGCCATTGCCCGGTCAGCCATTGCCCAGTCAGCCATTGCCCAGTCAGCCATTGCCCAGTCAGCCATTGCCTGGTCAGCCGTTGCCGAATCCCGCGCCGCAGACCTATGGGCCGGCGCCGGGACCGCCTGCCTTTACGCCGGCTCCGCAGTATCAGAACCCTGCCTTGGGACCTCAAACCTTTGGGCCGGGCAATGCGCCCGTGCCCGGATTCCGCGCCGCCCCTAGCGGACGTGGCTTGCCGACCGCAGCCGCCCCCGGCAACATGTCGCCTGGCAACGCCAATCCCGGCTACCCCGTCAATCTGGGACGCCCCGCCTCGCCGCCAAACCAGGGTGCGTCGAACAACCAGGCGTATCCGCCGCCGCAGAACGCACCGGCAAACCAGGCGTATCCGCCGAACCAGGCATATCCTCCGCCGCAGTATGGCCCGGCGAACCCGTCGTATCCGCCGAACAAGGCTTATCCTGCGAACCAGGCGTATCCTGCGAACCAGGCGTATCCTGCCGATTCGGGCGCCTCGATCCCTTTGCGATTTCCGTCAACCGAGATGGGACGCTAA
- a CDS encoding flagellar basal body P-ring protein FlgI, producing MVLTSVIMGCTSPLFDFRPDKTEIEPFVKDASRGETTFVGDLAGPWGVNWLKVESIALVTNLRNTGSDPPPSPQRSRLVGEMKQHDVEHPDDVLALPSTSMVIVTAYLPPGVEKDDPLDLEVTTRSRSETTSLASGYLMFSRLRQIEVMGNALQTGHEAAQAEGPILVDSIFEGEEDKSFLTRGMVLGGGRAMQNRPLGLSIRDGNHSIKTSTLIGSAVNKRFYLKGGVGGHRGVATPKTNRFIELLIPPQYKHNIGRYLRVVANIPVRDTPSAMVKRLGLLERQLLEPTTAAAAALRLEAIGAEAEPTLLKGLESEFFECRFYAAEALAYLRRVEAVPALSEAAASKPQFRWHALAALTVMHDIEAVEALAELMSNPSAETRYGAFRALYTRNPQDPMVEGHLLDGKFNLHVAPSLGEPMVHFARTRRAEVVVFGREATVRPTEFLYAGPHIMITPLGPGRLKISRFSPGQSDLRLECNDRVPDMIAGIVKAGGGYGEVLAAMRTAEKEGLFAGRVAVNATPMPGRNYYASASEADGSERTASPLPELYQTRSSQSEQEIRETMADQIEYEEEEPEPKRGFFDKVSGWFMPE from the coding sequence GTGGTGTTAACCTCTGTGATCATGGGGTGCACTTCGCCGCTGTTTGATTTTCGTCCTGACAAAACGGAGATTGAACCGTTCGTCAAAGACGCATCGCGGGGGGAAACCACCTTTGTTGGCGATCTGGCCGGCCCTTGGGGCGTAAACTGGCTCAAGGTCGAAAGCATCGCGCTGGTGACGAATCTGCGGAATACGGGCAGCGATCCGCCGCCTTCGCCGCAGCGATCGCGTCTGGTCGGCGAAATGAAACAGCACGACGTGGAACATCCCGACGACGTCCTGGCTTTGCCGTCGACGTCGATGGTGATCGTCACCGCGTACCTTCCTCCCGGCGTGGAAAAAGACGACCCGCTGGACCTGGAAGTCACCACTCGCAGCCGCAGTGAAACGACCAGCCTGGCCAGCGGCTATTTAATGTTCTCTCGCCTGCGCCAGATCGAAGTCATGGGGAACGCCCTGCAGACAGGTCACGAAGCGGCCCAGGCCGAGGGTCCGATTCTGGTCGACTCCATTTTTGAAGGCGAAGAAGACAAATCGTTCCTGACCCGCGGCATGGTGCTGGGGGGCGGGCGCGCCATGCAAAACCGGCCGCTGGGTCTCTCGATCCGCGACGGCAACCACTCCATCAAAACTTCGACCCTGATCGGCTCGGCGGTCAACAAGCGTTTCTATCTCAAAGGCGGAGTCGGCGGCCATCGCGGCGTCGCCACCCCCAAGACGAATCGCTTTATCGAACTGCTGATCCCGCCGCAGTACAAACACAACATCGGTCGTTACCTGCGGGTGGTCGCCAACATTCCGGTGCGGGATACTCCCTCGGCCATGGTCAAACGCCTGGGCCTGCTGGAGCGACAACTGCTGGAACCGACCACCGCCGCGGCTGCCGCCTTGCGGCTGGAAGCGATCGGCGCCGAAGCGGAACCGACGCTGCTCAAGGGGCTGGAATCCGAGTTCTTTGAATGCCGGTTCTATGCTGCGGAAGCGCTGGCGTATTTGCGACGGGTCGAAGCCGTTCCTGCGTTGTCCGAAGCGGCGGCTTCCAAACCGCAGTTTCGCTGGCACGCCCTGGCTGCCTTGACCGTGATGCACGATATCGAAGCGGTCGAGGCCCTGGCCGAGCTGATGAGCAACCCCAGCGCCGAAACTCGCTATGGCGCCTTCCGGGCCCTGTACACCCGGAACCCGCAAGATCCAATGGTCGAGGGCCATCTGCTGGACGGCAAATTCAACCTGCATGTGGCTCCTTCGCTGGGCGAGCCGATGGTGCACTTTGCCCGCACCCGGCGCGCCGAGGTGGTCGTCTTTGGCAGAGAAGCCACGGTGCGACCGACCGAGTTCCTGTACGCAGGACCGCATATCATGATCACCCCGCTGGGACCGGGACGACTGAAGATCAGTCGCTTCTCGCCGGGTCAGAGCGACCTGCGGCTGGAGTGTAACGATCGCGTTCCTGACATGATCGCCGGCATTGTGAAAGCCGGCGGCGGCTACGGCGAAGTCCTTGCCGCCATGCGTACGGCCGAAAAAGAAGGGCTATTCGCCGGACGGGTCGCCGTCAACGCGACCCCCATGCCGGGACGCAACTACTACGCCAGCGCCAGTGAAGCCGACGGCAGCGAACGGACGGCCAGTCCCCTGCCGGAACTGTACCAGACGCGCAGCAGCCAATCGGAACAGGAAATTCGCGAAACCATGGCCGACCAGATTGAGTACGAAGAAGAAGAACCGGAACCGAAACGCGGCTTCTTCGACAAAGTCTCCGGCTGGTTCATGCCAGAGTAG
- a CDS encoding NAD-dependent epimerase/dehydratase family protein translates to MTTLPETIATEEELDHLLSEPTPAAVAGLSQAPGDLLLLGAGGKMGLSQALMAKRAVDQLGDNRRIIAVSRFSDLAAREALQQHGIETLAGDLLDEDFVASLPDAPNVIHMTGMKFGSGAQPSLTWGTNVYMASLVARRFRHSRIAAYSTGNVYPLVPIDSGGSQETDPLAPIGEYAMTALGRERMFDFLSRRYSIPLALLRLNYAVELRYGVLVDIAQQVWAETPIDVSMGYANVIWQADACAMTLAALGETTSPPFVLNVAGPERLSIRETALQFGDLLGKRVEIVGQEQPSALLNNGEAGHRRFGSPRVTADQIIRWIAAWISSGGRLLGKPTRFEVRDGKF, encoded by the coding sequence ATGACAACCCTGCCAGAAACGATCGCCACCGAAGAAGAACTCGACCATCTGCTCAGCGAGCCGACTCCCGCGGCCGTGGCCGGACTGAGCCAGGCGCCGGGCGATCTGCTGCTGCTGGGCGCCGGCGGAAAAATGGGACTGTCGCAGGCGCTGATGGCAAAGCGGGCCGTCGACCAGCTGGGCGACAATCGCCGCATCATCGCGGTCAGCCGGTTCTCGGATCTGGCCGCCCGTGAGGCTCTGCAGCAGCACGGCATTGAAACTCTAGCCGGCGACCTGCTCGACGAAGACTTCGTCGCGTCGCTGCCCGATGCGCCGAACGTCATCCACATGACCGGCATGAAGTTTGGCTCTGGCGCCCAGCCGTCGCTGACCTGGGGCACCAATGTGTACATGGCGTCGCTTGTGGCCCGCCGTTTCCGCCACAGCCGGATCGCGGCCTACTCGACGGGCAACGTCTATCCCCTGGTTCCCATCGACAGCGGCGGCTCGCAAGAGACCGACCCGCTCGCCCCCATTGGCGAATACGCCATGACGGCCCTGGGCCGGGAGAGGATGTTCGATTTCCTCAGTCGCCGCTACAGCATTCCGCTAGCATTGCTCCGCTTGAATTACGCGGTCGAATTGCGTTACGGCGTGCTGGTCGACATTGCCCAGCAGGTTTGGGCCGAAACGCCGATTGACGTCAGCATGGGCTACGCCAATGTGATCTGGCAGGCCGACGCTTGCGCCATGACGCTGGCCGCCCTGGGAGAAACGACGTCGCCCCCCTTTGTGCTGAATGTGGCCGGCCCGGAACGGCTGAGCATCCGCGAGACCGCGTTGCAGTTTGGCGACCTGCTGGGCAAAAGGGTGGAGATTGTCGGCCAGGAGCAGCCTTCCGCCTTGCTGAATAACGGGGAGGCTGGTCACCGCCGGTTCGGCTCTCCCCGGGTCACGGCCGATCAGATCATCCGCTGGATCGCCGCCTGGATTTCGTCCGGTGGGCGCCTGCTGGGGAAGCCGACGCGCTTCGAAGTACGCGACGGCAAGTTCTAA
- a CDS encoding NRAMP family divalent metal transporter, whose amino-acid sequence MNDPTPSSPPSIWRFLRAIGPAFIVASVVVGPGSVLSSSSVGRDNGFSMVWVVLLASAMMACMVALGARLGVVLKGTLCEELTARLGRPFTALVGLTIFLIASGYQFGNNLGVLAALSPLFADSKGEHAILSAQNLVLLLLNTAIIGFLFLFRHLYKPVELLMKVLVGAMLIAFFCNFFFLLIFGSGDPDVKAAAIVDSGAAQVSETLTPATTPAADPEEAKVGTAETKVATAETKVATAEVKSKAAVEESSQVNLLAIIALIGTTLVVPAAFYQAYLVREKGWGMEELKDGLVDSLAGVVVLASITLVIMLTAALAFHGKDDVYRLQLQVAAADAEAGDDAPGSRRFQSGSISAIPGLSLQHSQTGDIEAVLEVKQGKIAIDPDVAKKGGPADGLTVKQGKEEKEKKTLTLIGSVANINTALATLTYQSDQGADDQLTIRTDVSFQNVADVGRQLEPLFGTKAVLLFSSGIFAAAFSSFLINALIGGSMFADGLGLGGRMDGVAARVFTSIALLIGMLVAMFVPASQRVYCIVIAQAAVIIGLPLIALAMVYLSLQPDLQGDRKTPKWLVAGSIFSLLFITVSAGVAAYKFFDKYLS is encoded by the coding sequence ATGAACGATCCCACGCCTTCTTCTCCGCCTTCGATTTGGCGATTCCTGCGAGCGATCGGACCGGCGTTTATTGTCGCTTCAGTGGTGGTCGGCCCGGGCAGCGTGCTCAGCAGTTCCTCGGTTGGCCGTGATAACGGCTTTTCGATGGTGTGGGTCGTGTTGTTGGCCAGCGCGATGATGGCTTGCATGGTCGCCCTGGGGGCCAGGCTGGGCGTCGTACTCAAAGGCACGCTGTGCGAAGAACTCACGGCCCGACTGGGCAGGCCGTTTACGGCGCTGGTCGGTCTGACCATTTTCCTGATTGCTTCCGGCTACCAGTTCGGCAACAACCTGGGCGTGCTGGCTGCTTTGAGCCCGTTGTTCGCCGACAGCAAAGGCGAACACGCGATTCTGTCGGCGCAGAACCTGGTGCTGCTGCTGCTGAACACGGCGATCATCGGCTTTCTGTTTCTGTTCCGGCATCTTTACAAGCCGGTCGAATTGCTGATGAAGGTGCTGGTGGGGGCGATGCTGATCGCCTTCTTCTGCAACTTCTTTTTTCTCCTGATTTTCGGCTCCGGCGATCCCGACGTGAAAGCCGCAGCAATCGTCGACTCCGGCGCCGCCCAGGTTTCGGAGACATTAACCCCGGCCACAACTCCCGCCGCCGACCCTGAGGAAGCCAAAGTCGGCACAGCGGAAACCAAGGTCGCCACAGCGGAAACCAAGGTCGCCACAGCGGAAGTCAAGAGCAAGGCAGCGGTCGAAGAGTCGTCTCAGGTGAACCTGCTGGCGATCATTGCCCTGATTGGCACAACGCTGGTCGTACCGGCCGCTTTCTACCAGGCGTACCTGGTGCGTGAGAAGGGCTGGGGAATGGAAGAGCTGAAAGACGGCCTCGTCGATTCGCTGGCCGGCGTGGTGGTGCTGGCTTCGATTACGCTGGTCATCATGCTGACCGCGGCGCTCGCCTTTCACGGCAAGGATGATGTCTACCGCCTGCAGCTTCAGGTCGCTGCCGCCGATGCGGAAGCGGGCGACGACGCTCCCGGTAGTCGCAGATTCCAAAGCGGGTCCATCAGTGCAATCCCCGGCCTTAGCCTGCAGCACTCCCAGACCGGCGATATCGAGGCCGTACTGGAGGTCAAACAGGGGAAGATCGCCATCGACCCGGACGTGGCGAAAAAAGGCGGACCCGCAGACGGACTGACGGTGAAACAAGGGAAGGAAGAGAAAGAGAAAAAAACCCTGACGCTGATCGGCTCCGTCGCCAACATTAATACCGCCCTGGCGACGCTGACCTATCAAAGCGACCAGGGCGCCGACGACCAACTAACGATCAGGACCGATGTCAGCTTTCAGAACGTGGCCGACGTCGGACGCCAGCTGGAGCCGCTGTTCGGCACGAAGGCCGTACTGCTGTTCAGCTCGGGCATCTTTGCCGCGGCGTTCAGCTCGTTTCTCATTAACGCCCTGATTGGCGGCTCCATGTTCGCCGACGGACTGGGTCTGGGCGGCCGCATGGATGGCGTCGCCGCCAGGGTGTTTACTTCCATCGCATTACTGATTGGCATGCTGGTCGCCATGTTTGTGCCAGCTTCCCAGCGGGTGTACTGCATTGTGATTGCCCAGGCCGCCGTCATTATTGGGCTGCCGCTCATTGCCCTGGCGATGGTTTATCTGTCCCTGCAGCCTGACCTGCAGGGCGACCGGAAAACGCCGAAGTGGCTGGTCGCTGGCAGCATTTTCAGCCTGCTGTTTATCACGGTCTCCGCCGGGGTGGCCGCCTACAAATTTTTCGACAAGTACTTATCGTAA
- a CDS encoding hydroxypyruvate isomerase family protein → MSQPHERAPSAALSRRAFVQSAAGAALAAGVMHSSAAASSSDQPFKITKGRIRQSLMGWCFKPMEVPQIIEAAQSVGLVGLEGVGSQHYPAIRKAGLEISLVGSHGFAKGFCDPALHDECAAAVRQGIDTAVEFGAKSVITFTGMKKKGMTFEQSDKACVEGLKKIVGYAEEKNINICLEHLNTRDDTHPMKGHPGYFGDDVDHCVDMIKKVDSPRMKLLFDIYHVQIMNGDVIRRLRQYQDVIGHYHTAGVPGRGELDENQEVNYPAVMRAIVDTGYQGFVAQEFIPTGDDMVAALRQAAQVCDV, encoded by the coding sequence ATGTCGCAACCTCACGAACGTGCTCCGTCCGCCGCGCTGTCGCGTCGGGCCTTTGTTCAATCCGCCGCAGGAGCGGCCCTGGCCGCAGGCGTTATGCATTCCTCTGCCGCCGCCAGCTCTTCCGACCAGCCGTTCAAAATCACCAAAGGTCGCATTCGCCAGTCGCTCATGGGCTGGTGCTTCAAGCCGATGGAAGTCCCGCAAATCATCGAGGCCGCCCAATCCGTCGGCCTGGTAGGGCTGGAAGGCGTCGGCAGCCAGCACTATCCGGCCATTCGCAAGGCCGGCCTGGAGATATCGCTGGTCGGCAGCCATGGCTTCGCCAAAGGCTTTTGCGATCCGGCCCTGCACGACGAGTGCGCCGCCGCCGTTCGCCAGGGCATTGATACGGCCGTGGAGTTTGGCGCCAAAAGCGTGATCACCTTTACCGGCATGAAGAAAAAAGGAATGACTTTCGAGCAATCCGACAAGGCCTGTGTCGAAGGACTGAAAAAGATCGTCGGCTATGCGGAAGAGAAGAACATTAACATTTGCCTGGAACACCTGAACACGCGCGACGACACCCATCCCATGAAAGGCCATCCCGGCTATTTCGGCGACGATGTGGACCACTGCGTCGACATGATTAAAAAGGTCGACTCGCCGCGGATGAAGCTGCTGTTTGACATTTACCACGTGCAGATCATGAACGGCGATGTGATTCGGCGGCTCCGCCAGTACCAGGACGTCATTGGCCATTACCACACCGCCGGCGTGCCCGGTCGCGGCGAACTCGACGAGAACCAGGAAGTCAATTATCCGGCCGTCATGAGGGCGATCGTCGACACCGGTTACCAGGGTTTTGTCGCCCAGGAATTCATCCCCACCGGCGACGACATGGTCGCCGCCCTCCGCCAGGCCGCCCAGGTTTGCGACGTCTGA
- a CDS encoding MBL fold metallo-hydrolase: MEKKQAVSKDITGQMILLGTGTSVGVPAIGCGCPVCTSDNPRNNRTRCAVALGLPEGNLLIDTPPDLRVQLLREKIGIIHAVAFTHEHADHIMGLDDLRLFPFYLQHPVPLYCEPKVESRLRQSFDYAFMQREQTHVGAAPQLTFHTIGLEPFDLLGETIIPLRLKHGPRFEVLGFRIGNVAYCTDASEIPPETLERMQGLDVLIIDALRAEPHVTHLSVGQAVAIAQELAPRQTYLTHTSHELDYDRTNQELPAGIDMAYDGQSIPLSKSPLLHG; encoded by the coding sequence GTGGAAAAGAAGCAAGCTGTCTCAAAAGACATTACCGGTCAAATGATCCTGCTGGGCACCGGCACTTCGGTCGGCGTTCCGGCTATTGGCTGTGGCTGCCCGGTCTGCACCAGCGACAACCCTCGCAATAACCGCACCCGCTGCGCCGTAGCGCTCGGCTTGCCGGAGGGGAACCTGCTGATCGATACGCCGCCCGACCTGAGGGTGCAGCTGCTGCGGGAAAAGATCGGCATCATCCATGCGGTCGCTTTTACGCATGAACACGCCGATCATATCATGGGTCTCGACGACCTGCGGCTGTTCCCGTTTTACCTGCAGCATCCGGTGCCGCTGTACTGCGAACCCAAGGTCGAGTCGCGTCTGCGACAGTCGTTTGACTATGCCTTTATGCAGCGGGAGCAAACGCATGTCGGCGCGGCCCCGCAGTTGACGTTCCATACGATTGGACTCGAACCGTTTGACCTGCTGGGCGAAACGATTATCCCCTTGCGGCTGAAACATGGCCCGAGGTTTGAGGTGCTCGGCTTCCGCATCGGCAACGTCGCCTACTGCACCGACGCCAGCGAGATTCCGCCGGAAACGCTCGAACGGATGCAAGGACTCGACGTGCTAATCATCGACGCCCTCCGCGCCGAACCGCATGTGACGCACCTTTCCGTCGGCCAGGCCGTGGCCATCGCGCAAGAACTGGCGCCGCGTCAAACGTATCTGACGCACACCTCGCACGAACTGGACTACGACCGCACCAACCAGGAACTGCCGGCCGGCATCGACATGGCCTACGACGGGCAAAGCATCCCACTCAGCAAGTCACCCCTGCTGCACGGCTAA
- a CDS encoding aldo/keto reductase — protein MTAFAPRQLGDTDIFVTPVALGCWPIAGMTSLHVNDADSLATLQAAVDHGVNFFDTAFSYGLNGESEKLIHRALGDRRDQIVIATKCGLGWDDQQQRLFDGRPAALRAHCEESLRRLATDRVDLLYLHAPDPNTPVAESAGELRRLLDEGKTRSVGVSNFTIAELEEFSRECPIAAHQPPYNMLMRSIDKDSIPWCQERKISVVPYWPLMKGLLAGRLERDHQFQPGDGRPKYPMFQGEEWERNQDLLDELRTLAGELGKTVADIVINWTMQQPGITSVLCGAKRPDQIQETAAAMQWKLDAAALQRIEDALIRRGPPIERWAV, from the coding sequence GTGACGGCCTTTGCACCACGCCAGCTTGGCGATACCGATATCTTCGTTACGCCTGTCGCCCTGGGTTGCTGGCCGATCGCCGGCATGACCAGCCTGCACGTCAACGACGCCGACAGTCTGGCCACACTGCAGGCCGCTGTCGACCACGGCGTGAACTTCTTTGACACCGCTTTCAGCTATGGCCTGAACGGCGAAAGCGAAAAGCTCATCCACCGCGCGCTGGGCGATCGTCGCGACCAGATTGTCATCGCCACCAAGTGCGGGCTAGGCTGGGACGACCAGCAGCAGCGGCTGTTTGACGGCCGTCCTGCTGCTTTACGGGCGCACTGCGAAGAAAGCTTGCGACGTCTGGCGACGGATCGGGTCGACCTGCTCTATCTGCACGCCCCCGATCCAAACACGCCGGTCGCCGAATCGGCAGGCGAACTGCGGCGTCTGCTCGACGAAGGGAAAACGCGGAGCGTGGGCGTCTCCAACTTCACGATCGCCGAGCTCGAGGAGTTCTCACGCGAGTGTCCGATCGCCGCCCATCAGCCGCCGTACAATATGCTAATGCGGTCCATCGACAAGGACTCTATCCCCTGGTGCCAGGAACGGAAAATCTCCGTCGTGCCGTACTGGCCGCTGATGAAGGGCCTGCTGGCCGGCCGCCTGGAACGCGATCACCAGTTCCAGCCCGGCGATGGTCGGCCCAAGTACCCGATGTTCCAGGGCGAAGAGTGGGAGCGGAACCAGGACTTGCTGGACGAGTTGCGGACGCTCGCCGGCGAGCTAGGCAAGACGGTGGCCGACATTGTCATTAACTGGACGATGCAGCAGCCGGGGATTACGTCGGTGCTGTGCGGCGCGAAGCGGCCGGACCAGATCCAGGAGACGGCCGCCGCCATGCAGTGGAAGCTGGATGCAGCCGCCCTGCAGCGGATCGAAGACGCCCTCATCCGCCGGGGCCCGCCCATCGAACGCTGGGCCGTTTAA
- a CDS encoding ArnT family glycosyltransferase → MSNTASHMPQEVPPSEPMKSAQGFRWMREPECLLLLGLVLVFYLVRLPDLSLRGEEPRRGQVAIEMLQTGDWITPRQQGTLFFSRPPLQNWIIAGLGVLRGGVDVWAIRLPSSISVLLTCFLIYGYARTFLTATGALLAGASYCTMGQVLELGRLGETEAFYTLVVAGSLILWHWGWTQKWSPLATWSAAYFLAAMGMLAKGPQAPIYFAAAVGLYLLATRNWRALLAPAHFAGILLFAVIWAAWQIPYSLQNGNFATFRMYQNDIAMRFEDTSWLTLVEHLGLFPLEILACLLPWSVLLLVYCRPGFWRGLGSGKSQALFLLGAIAITFPTCWFTPGAKTRYFMPLYPCFALLVGLAAQQCWTTTAAWRHSWSRFQVFLAGTMLVSSIAAIVVTIVWPTETPVLAVLFAIFFSTSCVGLAWATWRTASAETTSQQRIGVLAVSAFIGLMFTGLVTNLQIRGSNDIEQQLTELKEKLPPHTPLVSFDLIDSAFTYHYAEPVELVDPMSDWMASSEYFCFDQHAARRLQEAGLKWEEVGVVSCARTRNEMTERRIIVARRLDGPTTQVARMPATPLLR, encoded by the coding sequence ATGTCGAACACCGCCAGCCACATGCCTCAAGAAGTCCCTCCTTCGGAACCGATGAAATCCGCGCAAGGGTTCCGCTGGATGCGAGAGCCCGAATGCTTGCTGCTGCTGGGACTGGTGCTGGTCTTTTATCTGGTACGGTTGCCCGACCTGAGCCTGCGCGGCGAAGAACCGCGGCGTGGACAGGTGGCGATCGAAATGCTGCAGACAGGCGACTGGATCACGCCCCGGCAACAGGGGACATTATTTTTCAGCCGGCCGCCATTGCAAAACTGGATCATCGCCGGCCTGGGCGTACTCCGCGGCGGCGTCGATGTGTGGGCCATTCGCTTGCCTTCTTCGATCTCCGTTCTGCTCACCTGCTTTCTGATCTACGGTTACGCTCGAACGTTCCTGACGGCGACCGGCGCACTGCTGGCCGGAGCCTCGTACTGCACGATGGGACAGGTGCTGGAACTGGGCCGCCTGGGCGAAACGGAAGCGTTCTACACGCTCGTCGTGGCCGGCTCCCTGATCCTGTGGCACTGGGGCTGGACGCAGAAATGGTCGCCCCTGGCGACCTGGTCGGCCGCGTACTTCCTGGCCGCTATGGGGATGCTGGCCAAGGGTCCCCAGGCGCCGATTTACTTCGCCGCTGCGGTTGGCCTGTATCTGCTGGCGACGCGTAACTGGCGGGCCTTGCTGGCTCCGGCTCATTTTGCGGGGATCTTGCTGTTTGCCGTCATCTGGGCCGCCTGGCAGATTCCTTATTCGCTGCAGAACGGGAACTTCGCCACGTTCCGCATGTACCAGAACGATATCGCCATGCGGTTTGAAGACACCAGCTGGCTCACCCTGGTGGAACACCTGGGCCTGTTTCCGCTAGAGATCCTGGCCTGCCTGTTACCCTGGTCGGTGCTGCTGCTGGTCTACTGCCGGCCCGGTTTTTGGCGTGGGCTTGGCAGCGGCAAATCCCAGGCGCTCTTTCTGCTCGGCGCCATTGCGATTACCTTTCCCACCTGCTGGTTTACCCCCGGCGCCAAAACGCGATACTTCATGCCGCTGTATCCGTGCTTTGCCCTGCTGGTTGGCCTGGCCGCACAACAGTGCTGGACGACGACGGCCGCCTGGCGTCATTCGTGGAGCCGGTTCCAGGTCTTCCTCGCGGGAACGATGCTCGTGTCCAGCATCGCGGCGATTGTCGTCACGATCGTCTGGCCGACAGAAACGCCTGTGCTGGCAGTCCTGTTTGCGATCTTCTTCTCGACCAGCTGCGTCGGCCTGGCCTGGGCGACCTGGCGAACGGCTAGCGCCGAAACGACATCCCAGCAGCGAATCGGCGTGCTGGCGGTGAGCGCATTTATTGGCCTGATGTTTACCGGCCTGGTGACCAACCTGCAGATCCGCGGCAGCAACGACATTGAACAGCAGCTGACGGAACTCAAGGAAAAGCTTCCACCGCATACGCCTTTGGTCAGCTTTGACCTGATTGATAGCGCCTTTACGTACCACTACGCGGAACCGGTCGAACTTGTCGATCCGATGTCCGACTGGATGGCCAGCTCGGAATACTTCTGCTTCGACCAGCATGCGGCCAGGCGGCTGCAGGAAGCCGGGCTGAAATGGGAAGAAGTCGGCGTGGTCTCCTGCGCCCGGACCAGGAACGAAATGACCGAACGCCGCATCATCGTCGCCCGACGGCTGGACGGCCCGACCACGCAGGTCGCCCGCATGCCGGCGACTCCGTTGCTGCGGTAG